Proteins co-encoded in one Kocuria flava genomic window:
- a CDS encoding TIGR03885 family FMN-dependent LLM class oxidoreductase, producing MATVGFHASHEQIPPEQLLRDVRHAEQAGFAAAMCSDHLEPWSPRQGHAGFALSWLGAALASTALPFGFVHAPGRRYHPVVTAQATATLARMFPGRVWVALGTGQRLNERPVSPHWPAKEERQRFLEASFDVVRRLHAGEEVTREEPFRADRARVWSAPEVPPPLLVPALTPATARRFAPVADGLITVNQPLEDLRRMLEAYREGGGTGRTVLQVHLSWAPEPEQARAIARDQWRTNVFDPVTMAELASPQDYERKAVQQDVGDEQVAGAVNVSADLGRHAQWLHEYAELGFDELQLHHVGREQAPFLDAFGQEVLPQLAG from the coding sequence ATGGCGACCGTCGGCTTCCACGCCTCCCACGAGCAGATCCCGCCCGAGCAGCTGCTGCGCGACGTCCGGCACGCCGAGCAGGCCGGCTTCGCCGCCGCCATGTGCTCGGACCACCTCGAGCCCTGGTCCCCGCGGCAGGGGCACGCGGGCTTCGCCCTGTCCTGGCTGGGGGCGGCGCTGGCCTCCACCGCGCTGCCGTTCGGGTTCGTGCACGCCCCGGGCCGGCGCTACCACCCCGTGGTCACGGCCCAGGCCACGGCCACGCTGGCGCGGATGTTCCCCGGCCGCGTCTGGGTGGCGCTGGGCACCGGGCAGCGGCTCAACGAGCGGCCCGTCTCCCCGCACTGGCCGGCCAAGGAGGAGCGGCAGCGCTTCCTCGAGGCGAGCTTCGACGTCGTCCGCCGCCTGCACGCGGGCGAGGAGGTGACCCGCGAGGAGCCCTTCCGCGCGGACCGGGCGCGGGTCTGGAGCGCCCCCGAGGTGCCCCCGCCCCTGCTGGTGCCCGCCCTGACGCCGGCCACCGCCCGCCGGTTCGCCCCGGTCGCCGACGGGCTGATCACCGTCAACCAGCCGCTCGAGGACCTGCGCCGGATGCTGGAGGCCTACCGGGAGGGCGGGGGCACCGGGCGCACCGTGCTCCAGGTGCACCTGAGCTGGGCGCCCGAGCCCGAGCAGGCCCGGGCGATCGCCCGGGACCAGTGGCGCACCAACGTCTTCGACCCCGTGACCATGGCCGAGCTCGCCTCCCCCCAGGACTACGAGCGCAAGGCCGTCCAGCAGGACGTCGGCGACGAGCAGGTGGCCGGGGCGGTCAACGTCTCCGCGGACCTGGGCCGGCACGCGCAGTGGCTGCACGAGTACGCCGAGCTGGGCTTCGACGAGCTGCAGCTGCACCACGTGGGCCGGGAGCAGGCGCCGTTCCTCGACGCCTTCGGCCAGGAGGTGCTCCCGCAGCTGGCCGGCTGA
- a CDS encoding fumarylacetoacetate hydrolase family protein yields the protein MRLGTVARSGSTQAFRQEAGETVYLPVPDVGALLAGGDLSLPGEPGPAPAPEELLTPVLRPGKILCAGLNFHDHAEEVGQEIPEHPTIFAKYANALVGPVDPIAMPEESEKIDWEAELVAVIGTTVRHADAGRARAAIAGYTIMNDVSVRDWQGRTSEWFQGKNFDRTTPVGPVVVTPDEVDPEAGLAVRCTVDGVRHQDSSTDRMIFSAVQLVEYLTRFMTLEPGDLVACGTPAGVGLAKKPRRIWLRDGQEVVTEIEGIGELRNVCTPAEDLLPR from the coding sequence GTGAGACTCGGCACCGTGGCCCGCAGCGGCAGCACCCAGGCCTTCCGGCAGGAGGCGGGGGAGACCGTCTACCTGCCCGTCCCGGACGTGGGGGCGCTGCTGGCCGGGGGCGACCTCTCCCTGCCCGGGGAGCCCGGCCCCGCCCCCGCCCCGGAGGAGCTGCTCACCCCGGTGCTGCGGCCCGGGAAGATCCTGTGCGCCGGGCTGAACTTCCACGACCACGCCGAGGAGGTCGGCCAGGAGATCCCCGAGCACCCCACGATCTTCGCCAAGTACGCCAACGCCCTCGTCGGCCCCGTCGACCCCATCGCGATGCCCGAGGAGTCCGAGAAGATCGACTGGGAGGCCGAGCTCGTCGCGGTGATCGGCACGACCGTCCGCCACGCGGACGCCGGACGGGCCCGGGCGGCCATCGCCGGGTACACGATCATGAACGACGTCTCCGTGCGGGACTGGCAGGGCCGGACCTCCGAGTGGTTCCAGGGCAAGAACTTCGACCGCACCACCCCGGTGGGCCCCGTCGTCGTGACCCCGGACGAGGTCGACCCCGAGGCCGGCCTGGCCGTGCGCTGCACGGTGGACGGGGTGCGCCACCAGGACTCCAGCACCGACCGGATGATCTTCTCCGCGGTGCAGCTGGTGGAGTACCTCACCCGGTTCATGACCCTGGAGCCGGGCGACCTCGTCGCCTGCGGCACCCCGGCCGGCGTGGGCCTGGCGAAGAAGCCGCGGCGGATCTGGCTGCGGGACGGCCAGGAGGTCGTCACCGAGATCGAGGGCATCGGCGAGCTGCGCAACGTGTGCACCCCCGCCGAGGACCTGCTGCCCCGCTGA
- a CDS encoding DUF6504 family protein produces the protein MGVLTESVDVDCDAEGVPVGVRWRGRAYRVAQDPVRWYERRAWWAEDLRLPRERGAGVVDQQMWRVQVQLGPRTELLTLELVHTLDTGRWRLLAATSATGIRVGRCA, from the coding sequence GTGGGAGTGCTGACGGAGAGCGTGGACGTGGACTGCGACGCCGAGGGCGTGCCGGTGGGGGTGCGCTGGCGCGGGCGGGCCTACCGCGTGGCGCAGGACCCCGTGCGCTGGTACGAGCGGCGGGCGTGGTGGGCGGAGGACCTGCGGCTGCCCCGGGAGCGGGGCGCCGGGGTCGTCGACCAGCAGATGTGGCGGGTGCAGGTCCAGCTCGGCCCGCGCACGGAGCTGCTCACCCTCGAGCTCGTCCACACCCTCGACACCGGCCGCTGGCGGCTGCTCGCGGCCACGAGCGCGACCGGGATCCGGGTCGGGCGCTGCGCGTGA
- a CDS encoding GNAT family N-acetyltransferase produces the protein MTGTITLIARTVANTRPNPVPTRPATPEDAEALAQLYYSSYEQGGVSSLAEARQVVQGVFAGEYGPLLAEASPVVADEDGTIVAAALTLERRVGDGELPDAPYLFELFTAASRRRQGLAEQLVRSSMDTLCHSGYDQLCLRIAEDNAAALALYLTLDFNRWVPEDDDY, from the coding sequence ATGACCGGAACCATCACGCTGATCGCCCGCACCGTGGCGAACACCAGGCCGAACCCGGTGCCCACCCGCCCGGCCACGCCCGAGGACGCCGAGGCCCTGGCCCAGCTCTACTACTCCTCCTACGAGCAGGGCGGGGTCTCCAGCCTCGCGGAGGCCCGCCAGGTCGTCCAGGGCGTCTTCGCCGGCGAGTACGGCCCCCTCCTGGCGGAGGCCTCCCCCGTGGTCGCCGACGAGGACGGCACGATCGTCGCCGCGGCCCTGACCCTCGAGCGCCGCGTGGGCGACGGCGAGCTCCCGGACGCCCCGTACCTCTTCGAGCTGTTCACCGCCGCGTCCCGCCGCCGGCAGGGTCTCGCCGAGCAGCTCGTGCGCTCCAGCATGGACACCCTCTGCCACAGCGGCTACGACCAGCTGTGCCTGCGCATCGCCGAGGACAACGCCGCCGCGCTCGCGCTCTACCTCACCCTGGACTTCAACCGCTGGGTCCCGGAGGACGACGACTACTGA
- a CDS encoding TerC family protein, with amino-acid sequence MDVPFWIWAAVLGFIVLVLAVDLFAHRRAHVIGVREAAVWSGVWVACGVAFGLVVWRVWGAELGQQYFAGYLIEKSLAVDNVFVWAIVFSWFAVPREFQHRVLFLGVLGALVFRGIFIAAGAVLIQNFSWVLYVFAAFLLWTGWRMIRQRNEHLNPDQSAVLRAFRRLVPMTEAYHGQKLLVRKDGVLLATPLLAVLVLIEATDVVFAVDSIPAIFAVTDEVFLVFTANAFAILGLRAMYFLLADLIHRFVYLKIGLALVLIWVGVKMLLKIDLFYIPTGISLAVVATIIAVSVVASLRATRGQGRRSLPVPAEPPFRVATEAEVAALEPLRTRRRPARAAGRGAGLDSGARREEERR; translated from the coding sequence GTGGATGTCCCGTTCTGGATCTGGGCCGCGGTGCTCGGCTTCATCGTGCTCGTGCTGGCCGTCGACCTGTTCGCCCACCGCCGCGCCCACGTGATCGGCGTGCGCGAGGCGGCCGTGTGGTCGGGGGTGTGGGTGGCTTGCGGCGTGGCCTTCGGTCTCGTCGTCTGGCGGGTGTGGGGGGCGGAGCTCGGCCAGCAGTACTTCGCCGGCTACCTCATCGAGAAGTCCCTGGCCGTGGACAACGTCTTCGTCTGGGCGATCGTCTTCAGCTGGTTCGCCGTCCCGCGGGAGTTCCAGCACCGCGTGCTGTTCCTGGGAGTGCTCGGTGCCCTGGTGTTCCGCGGGATCTTCATCGCCGCCGGGGCGGTGCTGATCCAGAACTTCTCCTGGGTCCTCTACGTCTTCGCCGCGTTCCTGCTCTGGACCGGCTGGCGGATGATCCGCCAGCGCAACGAGCACCTGAACCCCGACCAGTCGGCGGTGCTGCGCGCCTTCCGCCGCCTCGTGCCCATGACCGAGGCCTACCACGGGCAGAAGCTGCTGGTCCGCAAGGACGGCGTGCTGCTGGCCACCCCGCTGCTGGCGGTGCTGGTGCTGATCGAGGCCACCGACGTCGTCTTCGCCGTGGACTCCATCCCCGCGATCTTCGCCGTGACCGACGAGGTGTTCCTGGTCTTCACCGCCAACGCCTTCGCGATCCTGGGCCTGCGGGCCATGTACTTCCTGCTCGCCGATCTGATCCACCGCTTCGTGTACCTGAAGATCGGCCTCGCCCTGGTGCTGATCTGGGTCGGGGTCAAGATGCTGCTCAAGATCGACCTCTTCTACATCCCCACCGGCATCTCCCTGGCCGTGGTCGCCACGATCATCGCCGTCTCCGTCGTCGCCAGCCTGCGGGCCACCCGCGGCCAGGGCCGCCGCTCCCTGCCCGTCCCGGCCGAGCCGCCGTTCCGGGTCGCCACCGAGGCCGAGGTCGCCGCCCTCGAGCCCCTGCGCACCCGGCGCCGCCCCGCGCGCGCCGCCGGGCGGGGCGCGGGCCTGGATTCCGGCGCCCGCCGGGAGGAGGAGCGGCGATGA
- a CDS encoding winged helix-turn-helix domain-containing protein has translation MPTSDDAAGDPAGASRRPAGAVPPRRPAWTLLTTHGHVLLAAARSPDARVGEIAEQVGISVRATLSVLKDLEEAGYLTRHRVGRRSHYTVDRRRHFRHPATAAHEVGELLDVLADDPPGTG, from the coding sequence GTGCCCACCTCCGACGACGCCGCCGGGGACCCGGCGGGAGCGTCCCGCCGCCCCGCCGGGGCGGTCCCGCCCCGGCGCCCGGCCTGGACGCTGCTCACCACCCACGGCCACGTCCTGCTGGCCGCGGCCCGCTCCCCGGACGCCCGGGTCGGCGAGATCGCCGAGCAGGTGGGGATCAGCGTGCGCGCGACCCTGTCCGTGCTCAAGGACCTCGAGGAGGCCGGCTACCTCACCCGCCACCGGGTGGGCCGGCGCAGCCACTACACCGTCGACCGGCGGCGGCACTTCCGGCACCCCGCCACCGCCGCCCACGAGGTCGGCGAGCTGCTCGACGTCCTGGCCGACGACCCGCCGGGCACCGGCTGA
- a CDS encoding pyridoxamine 5'-phosphate oxidase family protein produces MTPAHRQTVERLVDFVRTHGGGVVATNAPGACPESAWVNLVADDDGRLVFGTNTASRKFANLGADPRVSLVVVSGTGQEYQLEGEAVVLAGEPARAAAGLLESRHPGSGGHDPVATRLVEVTVGWVRFVDVAVDPPVREETVLRALSSEL; encoded by the coding sequence ATGACCCCCGCCCACCGGCAGACCGTCGAGCGCCTCGTGGACTTCGTCCGCACCCACGGCGGCGGCGTCGTGGCCACCAACGCCCCCGGCGCCTGCCCCGAGTCCGCCTGGGTCAACCTCGTGGCCGACGACGACGGCCGGCTGGTCTTCGGCACCAACACGGCCAGCCGCAAGTTCGCCAACCTGGGCGCCGACCCCCGGGTCTCCCTGGTGGTGGTCTCGGGCACGGGCCAGGAGTACCAGCTCGAGGGCGAGGCCGTGGTGCTGGCGGGCGAGCCCGCGCGGGCCGCCGCCGGGCTGCTGGAGTCCCGCCACCCCGGCTCCGGCGGCCACGACCCGGTCGCGACCCGGCTCGTGGAGGTCACGGTGGGCTGGGTGCGGTTCGTCGACGTCGCGGTCGACCCCCCGGTGCGCGAGGAGACCGTGCTCAGAGCTCTGAGCTCAGAGCTCTGA
- a CDS encoding SOS response-associated peptidase, with translation MCGRYVIARAVGDLVAATGAVPDESLGGGDETALRANWNTAPTTDVPIVLERLAGEGDDAGRVRELHVARWGLVPGWAKDPAVGAKMFNARSETVLEKPSFRKAVRARRCAVPANGYYEWKKLPGPGRGGRKQPYYVHPADPEETIWFAGIYEWWRVPEGAEPDSGALQPGRGGTGSWLLSCSVLTTDAPEPSAEHPVLTQLHELHDRMPIPLAPEHLDDWLRPGEEQAPQLVDLVRAEASRVAARWVLDPVDPAVGNVRNNSPELVVPQQELF, from the coding sequence ATGTGCGGACGCTACGTGATCGCGCGGGCGGTGGGGGACCTCGTGGCCGCCACCGGCGCCGTGCCCGACGAGAGCCTCGGCGGGGGCGACGAGACGGCCCTGCGGGCCAACTGGAACACCGCGCCCACCACCGACGTGCCGATCGTCCTCGAGCGCCTGGCGGGGGAGGGCGACGACGCCGGACGGGTCCGGGAGCTGCACGTGGCCCGGTGGGGCCTGGTCCCGGGGTGGGCCAAGGACCCGGCGGTCGGGGCGAAGATGTTCAACGCCCGCTCCGAGACGGTCCTCGAGAAGCCCTCGTTCCGCAAGGCCGTGCGGGCCCGGCGGTGCGCCGTGCCGGCCAACGGCTACTACGAGTGGAAGAAGCTCCCCGGCCCGGGCCGCGGCGGGCGCAAGCAGCCCTACTACGTCCACCCCGCCGACCCGGAGGAGACCATCTGGTTCGCCGGGATCTACGAGTGGTGGCGGGTGCCCGAGGGCGCGGAGCCGGACTCCGGGGCCCTGCAGCCCGGCCGCGGCGGCACCGGGTCCTGGCTGCTGTCCTGCTCGGTGCTCACCACCGACGCCCCCGAGCCCTCCGCGGAGCACCCCGTGCTGACGCAGCTGCACGAGCTCCACGACCGCATGCCGATCCCCCTGGCGCCGGAGCACCTGGACGACTGGCTGCGCCCGGGGGAGGAGCAGGCCCCGCAGCTGGTGGACCTCGTCCGCGCCGAGGCCTCCCGGGTCGCCGCGCGCTGGGTGCTCGACCCCGTGGACCCCGCCGTGGGCAACGTGCGCAACAACTCCCCGGAGCTCGTGGTCCCGCAGCAGGAGCTGTTCTGA
- a CDS encoding lipoate--protein ligase family protein, with product MRLLRQRESLGAQQDYESAMTLLADVHRTGPVLRLYQPVPTVAFGRRDELRPGFAAAARAARESGFEPLVRRVGGRAAAYHGGCLVVDHLEPTEDPTSGIQDRYRLFGDMVVAALEELEVEADVGEIPGEYCAGEHSVHGTHPSGTPAAGRRVKLAGTAQRVVAGAWYFSTVVVVEQSEPIRSVLTDVYAALDLDWDPATAGAVDDLRPGTTVADVERGIRKVYGMYAHHLGYGPLTEPD from the coding sequence ATGAGACTTCTCCGCCAGCGCGAGTCCCTGGGCGCCCAGCAGGACTACGAGAGCGCCATGACCCTCCTCGCCGACGTCCACCGCACCGGACCCGTGCTGCGCCTCTACCAGCCCGTGCCCACGGTCGCCTTCGGGCGCCGCGACGAGCTGCGCCCCGGCTTCGCCGCCGCCGCCCGAGCCGCCCGGGAGAGCGGCTTCGAGCCCCTGGTCCGCCGCGTCGGCGGACGGGCGGCCGCCTACCACGGCGGGTGCCTGGTCGTGGACCACCTCGAGCCCACGGAGGACCCCACCTCCGGGATCCAGGACCGCTACCGGCTCTTCGGCGACATGGTCGTGGCGGCGCTGGAGGAGCTCGAGGTCGAGGCCGACGTCGGGGAGATCCCCGGGGAGTACTGCGCCGGCGAGCACAGCGTCCACGGCACCCACCCGTCCGGCACCCCGGCCGCCGGCCGGCGGGTCAAGCTCGCGGGCACCGCCCAGCGGGTGGTCGCGGGCGCCTGGTACTTCTCCACGGTCGTCGTGGTCGAGCAGTCCGAGCCGATCCGCTCCGTGCTCACCGACGTCTACGCCGCGCTGGACCTGGACTGGGACCCGGCCACCGCCGGGGCCGTCGACGACCTGCGCCCCGGCACGACCGTCGCCGACGTCGAGCGGGGGATCCGCAAGGTCTACGGGATGTACGCGCACCACCTGGGCTACGGCCCGCTCACGGAACCGGACTGA
- a CDS encoding nucleosidase has product MERLLVLAAHPLETRYLPPGLDLVLTGVGMSAAAVRTTEAVLTRCPDPAGRDGLTVLNIGSAGALRDGLSGVHEPSRIINRDVDEQLLRAAGIPVDNVLELGGEGPVLATGDSFVAGGPVRDALAARADLVDMEGWAVAVACRHLGVRLRMVKHVSDAADEAALAWAEKVETSARELAAWFAASDLPAGGPH; this is encoded by the coding sequence ATGGAACGACTGCTCGTGCTCGCCGCCCACCCCCTCGAGACCCGGTACCTCCCGCCGGGCCTCGACCTCGTGCTCACCGGGGTCGGGATGTCCGCCGCCGCCGTGCGCACCACCGAGGCCGTCCTCACCCGCTGCCCGGACCCCGCCGGCCGCGACGGGCTGACCGTGCTGAACATCGGCAGCGCCGGGGCCCTGCGGGACGGGCTGAGCGGTGTCCACGAGCCCTCCCGGATCATCAACCGCGACGTCGACGAGCAGCTGCTGCGCGCCGCCGGGATCCCGGTGGACAACGTCCTCGAGCTCGGCGGGGAGGGGCCCGTGCTGGCCACCGGCGACTCGTTCGTGGCGGGCGGCCCGGTGCGGGACGCGCTCGCCGCCCGCGCCGACCTCGTGGACATGGAGGGCTGGGCGGTCGCGGTGGCCTGCCGGCACCTGGGCGTGCGGCTGCGGATGGTCAAGCACGTCTCCGACGCCGCGGACGAGGCCGCGCTGGCGTGGGCCGAGAAGGTCGAGACCAGCGCCCGGGAGCTCGCCGCGTGGTTCGCCGCCAGCGACCTGCCGGCCGGCGGCCCGCACTAG
- a CDS encoding MsnO8 family LLM class oxidoreductase codes for MTPSPPVAPRVPLSVLDRAHLLAGGTETEALHRVLERARQAEALGHRRFWVAEHHGVPGIAGAAPAVLMAAVAARTERIRVGSGGIMLPNHRPLVVAEQAATLQALHPGRIDLGLGRSLGFTRAVREALGTGPGAAERFEADLARLLALLAGEAPVTARPRDRARTPVFVLATGAGVEIAARAGLAVVLGGPATTRRGERGAAAALERYRAGFRPSRWWERPHVVLAADVAVAPTAGAARALALPQARAMAHSRTRGEFPPLAPVTEAELARLPARERDLVEEHLATAVTGTPAEVGRRLARLVEDTGADELMVTGGAADLEAQERSDRLLAELAGAPA; via the coding sequence GTGACCCCGTCCCCGCCCGTGGCGCCGCGCGTGCCCCTGTCCGTCCTCGACCGCGCGCACCTGCTCGCCGGCGGCACCGAGACCGAGGCCCTGCACCGGGTCCTGGAGCGGGCCCGGCAAGCCGAGGCGCTGGGCCATCGGCGGTTCTGGGTCGCCGAGCACCACGGCGTGCCCGGCATCGCCGGCGCCGCCCCGGCCGTGCTGATGGCCGCGGTCGCCGCCCGCACCGAGCGCATCCGCGTCGGCTCCGGCGGGATCATGCTCCCCAACCACCGGCCGCTGGTCGTCGCCGAGCAGGCCGCGACCCTCCAGGCCCTGCACCCCGGGCGGATCGACCTGGGCCTGGGCCGCTCCCTCGGCTTCACCCGCGCCGTGCGCGAGGCCCTGGGCACCGGCCCCGGCGCCGCCGAGCGCTTCGAGGCGGACCTCGCCCGGCTGCTGGCGCTGCTCGCCGGCGAGGCCCCCGTGACCGCCCGGCCCCGCGACCGGGCCCGGACCCCCGTGTTCGTGCTGGCCACGGGCGCGGGCGTGGAGATCGCGGCGCGGGCGGGCCTCGCCGTCGTCCTCGGGGGCCCGGCGACGACCCGCCGCGGGGAGCGCGGGGCCGCCGCCGCCCTCGAGCGCTACCGCGCGGGCTTCCGGCCCTCGCGCTGGTGGGAGCGCCCGCACGTCGTCCTCGCCGCCGACGTCGCCGTCGCCCCCACCGCCGGCGCGGCCCGGGCGCTCGCCCTGCCCCAGGCCCGGGCCATGGCCCACTCCCGCACCCGCGGGGAGTTCCCGCCGCTCGCCCCCGTCACCGAGGCGGAGCTCGCGCGGCTGCCCGCCCGCGAGCGCGACCTCGTCGAGGAGCACCTGGCGACGGCGGTGACCGGAACCCCCGCCGAGGTCGGCCGCCGCCTGGCCCGGCTGGTCGAGGACACCGGCGCCGACGAGCTCATGGTCACGGGCGGGGCCGCCGACCTCGAGGCGCAGGAGCGCTCGGACCGGCTGCTCGCCGAGCTCGCCGGCGCCCCCGCCTGA
- a CDS encoding Rieske 2Fe-2S domain-containing protein, with translation MSVFDDLARRIERWSALDRAADPLATAVARAARPGPVRDLLSGAVLGHPLHPLLTDVPIGAWTMAGLLDLVGGRAAAPAADVLVATGVAAAVPTAATGLHDWSDTRGGPRRVGLVHAAANSAALGFYTASLLARLRGRRTAGKALGLAGLGALTAGGYLGGHLSYVEGVGVNRTAWRRGPARWTDVAAAGELPEGEPRRVVAGRVSLVLVREGERVHALDSVCSHMGGPLDEGEVAGGCVRCPWHGSVFRLADGSVVHGPATSPQPAYETRVEQDRVQVRARPR, from the coding sequence ATGAGCGTGTTCGACGACCTCGCCCGGCGCATCGAGCGCTGGAGCGCCCTGGACCGGGCGGCCGACCCGCTGGCCACCGCCGTGGCCCGGGCCGCCCGGCCCGGCCCGGTCCGCGACCTCCTCAGCGGGGCGGTGCTCGGCCACCCCCTGCACCCGCTGCTCACCGACGTCCCCATCGGGGCGTGGACCATGGCCGGGCTGCTCGACCTCGTCGGCGGGCGGGCCGCCGCCCCGGCCGCGGACGTGCTCGTGGCCACCGGCGTCGCCGCCGCGGTGCCCACCGCGGCGACCGGCCTGCACGACTGGTCCGACACCCGCGGCGGGCCGCGCCGGGTCGGGCTCGTCCACGCCGCCGCCAACAGCGCCGCCCTGGGGTTCTACACCGCGTCGCTGCTCGCCCGCCTCCGCGGCCGGCGCACCGCCGGCAAGGCCCTGGGCCTGGCCGGACTGGGCGCGCTGACGGCCGGCGGCTACCTGGGCGGGCACCTCAGCTACGTCGAGGGCGTCGGCGTCAACCGCACCGCCTGGCGCCGCGGACCCGCCCGGTGGACCGACGTCGCCGCCGCCGGCGAGCTGCCCGAGGGCGAGCCCCGCCGGGTCGTGGCCGGGCGGGTCAGCCTCGTGCTCGTGCGGGAGGGGGAGCGCGTCCACGCCCTCGACAGCGTCTGCAGCCACATGGGCGGGCCGCTGGACGAGGGCGAGGTCGCCGGCGGCTGCGTGCGCTGCCCCTGGCACGGCAGCGTCTTCCGGCTGGCCGACGGGTCGGTGGTCCACGGGCCCGCCACCAGCCCGCAGCCCGCCTACGAGACCCGCGTCGAGCAGGACCGCGTCCAGGTGCGGGCCCGCCCGCGCTGA
- the sufU gene encoding Fe-S cluster assembly sulfur transfer protein SufU codes for MSALDGLYQEVILDHAKRRSGEGLADPVPGHGAGESHQYNPTCGDEITVRVELAPAGPGAEPVVERVTWAGQGCSISMAAASVLAETAPGLTRRELLELIEQFRALLRSRGTAEPDEEVLGDAAAFAGVSRFVARVKCAMLGWVAAEEALARAA; via the coding sequence ATGAGCGCGCTGGACGGGCTGTACCAGGAGGTCATCCTCGACCACGCCAAGCGGCGCTCCGGGGAGGGACTGGCCGACCCGGTCCCGGGGCACGGCGCGGGGGAGTCCCATCAGTACAACCCCACGTGCGGCGACGAGATCACCGTGCGCGTGGAGCTGGCCCCCGCCGGGCCCGGCGCGGAGCCGGTCGTGGAGCGGGTCACCTGGGCCGGGCAGGGGTGCTCGATCTCCATGGCGGCCGCCTCGGTGCTGGCCGAGACCGCCCCCGGGCTCACCCGCCGGGAGCTGCTCGAGCTGATCGAGCAGTTCCGGGCGCTGCTGCGCTCCCGCGGCACCGCCGAGCCGGACGAGGAGGTCCTGGGGGACGCCGCCGCCTTCGCCGGGGTCTCCCGCTTCGTGGCCCGGGTCAAGTGCGCGATGCTCGGCTGGGTCGCCGCCGAGGAGGCCCTCGCCCGCGCGGCCTGA
- a CDS encoding SufS family cysteine desulfurase, whose translation MPSTTVPPLTDTEVRALREDFPLLTGTEVMGAPLVYLDSGATAQKPLAVLDAEREFYLHRNAAVHRGAHTLAVEATDAYEEARRVVAGFVGAGERELVWTSNATEGLNLIAYAFSNATAGRGGQAAERFRLRPGDEIVTTEAEHHANLIPWQELAARTGASLRWIPVDGTGQLDHEAAARVIGERTKVVAFTHVSNVTGALTDVPALVELARETGALTVLDACQSVPHLPVDLPGLGVDLAVFSGHKMLGPTGIGALWGRTELLDAMPPFLTGGSMITRVTMEEAEYLPAPARFEAGTQRIAQTVALAEAVRYLRAVGMERVAAHEHALGQRLAEGIADLEGVRLIGPPPGADRVGLAAVDVAGVHAHDVGQVLDAAGVAVRVGHHCAQPLHRALGLTATTRASTYLYTTAEDVDRFLAELAGVRSYFGVAG comes from the coding sequence GTGCCCTCGACGACCGTCCCGCCCCTGACCGACACCGAGGTGCGTGCCCTGCGCGAGGACTTCCCGCTGCTCACGGGCACCGAGGTGATGGGCGCCCCCCTGGTCTACCTCGACTCGGGCGCGACCGCGCAGAAGCCGCTGGCCGTGCTGGACGCCGAGCGGGAGTTCTACCTGCACCGCAACGCCGCCGTGCACCGCGGCGCGCACACCCTGGCGGTCGAGGCCACCGACGCCTACGAGGAGGCCCGCCGCGTCGTCGCCGGCTTCGTGGGCGCCGGCGAGCGCGAGCTCGTGTGGACCTCCAACGCCACCGAGGGGCTGAACCTGATCGCCTACGCCTTCTCGAACGCCACCGCCGGGCGCGGCGGGCAGGCCGCCGAGCGCTTCCGGCTCCGGCCCGGCGACGAGATCGTCACGACCGAGGCCGAGCACCACGCCAACCTGATCCCGTGGCAGGAGCTGGCCGCCCGCACCGGGGCGAGCCTGCGGTGGATCCCCGTCGACGGGACCGGGCAGCTGGACCACGAGGCCGCCGCACGGGTGATCGGGGAGCGGACGAAGGTGGTGGCGTTCACGCACGTCTCCAACGTCACCGGCGCGCTCACCGACGTCCCCGCCCTCGTCGAGCTCGCCCGGGAGACCGGGGCGCTGACCGTCCTGGACGCCTGCCAGTCCGTGCCCCACCTGCCAGTGGACCTGCCGGGCCTGGGCGTGGACCTCGCCGTGTTCTCCGGGCACAAGATGCTCGGGCCCACCGGCATCGGCGCCCTGTGGGGCCGGACCGAGCTGCTGGACGCGATGCCGCCGTTCCTCACCGGCGGCTCGATGATCACGAGGGTCACGATGGAGGAGGCCGAGTACCTGCCGGCCCCCGCACGGTTCGAGGCCGGCACCCAGCGGATCGCCCAGACCGTCGCGCTCGCCGAGGCCGTGCGCTACCTCCGGGCCGTGGGCATGGAGCGGGTCGCCGCCCACGAGCACGCCCTGGGGCAGCGGCTGGCGGAGGGCATCGCCGATCTGGAGGGGGTGCGGCTGATCGGCCCGCCCCCGGGCGCGGACCGCGTGGGACTGGCGGCCGTGGACGTGGCCGGGGTGCACGCCCACGACGTCGGGCAGGTCCTCGACGCCGCCGGGGTCGCCGTGCGGGTGGGCCACCACTGCGCCCAGCCGCTGCACCGGGCCCTCGGGTTGACCGCGACCACCCGGGCCAGCACCTACCTGTACACCACCGCCGAGGACGTCGACCGGTTCCTGGCCGAACTGGCCGGGGTCCGCTCCTACTTCGGCGTGGCAGGCTGA